In the genome of Olsenella profusa DSM 13989, one region contains:
- the recR gene encoding recombination mediator RecR → MSDASDSDASYGDGHALRRLLDELGRLPGIGPKSAQRIAYWILEADDETAHRLASAIMDVKRQVHFCPICFSYATRDTCDICADATRDHSRICVVSEPRDVSAIERTDSYHGLYHVLGGVISPMDRIGPDQLHVRELLGRLADGGVEEVILATNPDVEGETTATYLSRIIQPLGVAVSRLASGLPVGGDLEYADEVTLGRAMEERRAIPHA, encoded by the coding sequence ATGAGTGACGCTTCTGACAGCGACGCCTCATATGGGGACGGCCACGCCCTGCGACGCCTGCTCGACGAGCTTGGTCGCCTGCCCGGCATTGGCCCCAAGTCGGCACAGCGCATCGCCTATTGGATCCTGGAGGCCGATGACGAGACGGCCCACCGGCTTGCGTCGGCCATCATGGACGTCAAGCGGCAGGTGCACTTCTGTCCCATCTGTTTCTCGTATGCCACGCGCGACACCTGTGACATATGTGCCGATGCCACGCGCGACCACAGCCGCATCTGCGTGGTCTCCGAGCCGCGTGACGTGTCCGCCATCGAGCGGACGGACAGCTATCATGGGCTCTACCACGTGCTGGGCGGCGTCATCTCTCCCATGGACAGGATCGGCCCCGACCAGCTGCACGTGCGCGAGCTCTTGGGGCGCTTGGCGGATGGCGGTGTGGAGGAGGTCATCCTTGCCACGAACCCAGACGTGGAGGGGGAGACGACCGCAACCTACCTCTCGCGCATCATCCAGCCCCTGGGTGTGGCCGTCTCGCGCCTGGCCAGTGGCTTGCCCGTGGGCGGTGACCTCGAGTATGCGGACGAGGTCACGCTTGGGCGCGCCATGGAGGAGCGGCGCGCCATCCCGCATGCGTAG
- a CDS encoding YbaB/EbfC family nucleoid-associated protein, whose protein sequence is MNMQQMMKQAQKMQKQLADAQDRLGDIEVSASAGGGMVKVTGTADMKITSVTIDPEAVDPEDVELLQDSVLAAVNECLSSAQDAANQQLGAITGGMDVPGLF, encoded by the coding sequence ATGAACATGCAGCAGATGATGAAGCAGGCCCAGAAGATGCAGAAGCAGCTTGCGGATGCGCAGGACAGGCTCGGCGACATCGAGGTCTCGGCCTCCGCGGGTGGCGGGATGGTCAAGGTCACCGGTACCGCCGACATGAAGATCACCTCCGTCACCATCGACCCCGAGGCGGTCGATCCCGAGGACGTCGAGCTCCTGCAGGATTCCGTCCTTGCCGCCGTCAACGAGTGCCTCTCGAGCGCACAGGATGCCGCCAACCAGCAGCTGGGGGCCATTACCGGTGGCATGGACGTCCCCGGCCTCTTCTAG
- the dnaX gene encoding DNA polymerase III subunit gamma/tau, producing the protein MESLYRTYRPQRFEDVIGQQHVVSTLEHAVLEGRTSHAYLFCGPRGTGKTTMARLLAKALMCEQGAGHLPDGSCENCRLIAAGEHPDVYELDAASRTGVDNVREEIINRVSYAPVRGNYKVYIIDEVHMLTTAAFNALLKTLEEPPDHVVFVLCTTDPQKVPATILSRVQRFDFHAIGNDEILAHLKQVCEREGFTFDEAALDLVVRHARGGMRDALSTLEQLSTFGGGDVSLQAARDLLGEVSGSTLATMACALAQRDVPTLFATVGELVDGGRDLLHLSRELAAHLRDVYVASVVGDGTASVLDLGAEEGRRLRDEALAFGSPDRISRALIVLSDASSEMRTAPNQRLVLEVALTRIARPKADLTLESLADRVAQLERSLAPATAPHGAGAAPAAPATRPVPPAQSTPARQPAPEPIPEPAPPASQSDLVPRPTPTPAPTPQPVPSSAPTRKQRPDPTASGVTGAVSDPGELQRRWKQVVDGLVHRDPPRGSLLLSAIALDDDGTTLQVGLPRGSTFAAKMLEKDDVRSAVGTAIEEVFGTRAVRYVEASDAATHASVPAVGTAPAPAPDVPPQPVSAPSAPSEAHPEPASEEGPVAPWEPEPASQPASPSDSASTSQAETVPPSAPDPKPEPTSSSAPETAPTAEGQSSELGDILDMLTDVFGDGVTVKSDQGPQG; encoded by the coding sequence ATGGAATCGCTCTACAGAACGTACCGCCCACAGAGGTTCGAGGATGTCATCGGACAGCAGCACGTGGTCTCGACCCTCGAGCATGCCGTGCTCGAGGGCCGTACGAGCCATGCCTATCTCTTCTGCGGGCCTCGTGGCACCGGCAAGACCACCATGGCGCGCCTGCTGGCCAAGGCCCTCATGTGCGAGCAGGGTGCGGGCCACCTGCCGGATGGCAGCTGCGAGAACTGTCGGCTCATCGCCGCGGGCGAGCACCCCGACGTCTACGAGCTCGACGCCGCGTCGCGCACCGGTGTGGACAACGTCCGCGAAGAGATCATCAATCGCGTGAGCTATGCGCCCGTGCGGGGCAACTACAAGGTCTACATCATCGACGAGGTGCACATGCTCACGACGGCGGCGTTCAACGCGCTGCTCAAGACCTTGGAGGAACCGCCCGACCACGTGGTCTTCGTGCTCTGCACCACCGACCCGCAGAAGGTTCCCGCGACGATCCTCTCGCGCGTGCAGCGCTTTGACTTTCACGCCATCGGAAACGACGAGATCCTGGCCCATCTCAAGCAGGTGTGCGAGCGTGAGGGGTTCACGTTTGACGAGGCCGCCCTCGACCTGGTGGTGCGCCATGCGCGTGGTGGCATGCGCGATGCCCTCTCCACGCTGGAGCAGCTCTCGACGTTTGGCGGGGGGGACGTGTCGCTGCAGGCGGCGCGCGACCTCTTGGGCGAGGTCTCGGGCTCCACGCTGGCCACGATGGCCTGCGCCCTTGCCCAGCGTGACGTGCCGACGCTCTTCGCCACGGTCGGGGAGCTCGTGGACGGCGGGCGCGACCTGCTACACCTCTCGCGCGAGCTGGCCGCCCACCTGCGCGACGTGTATGTTGCGAGCGTGGTGGGGGATGGGACCGCGAGCGTCCTCGACCTGGGCGCCGAGGAGGGACGACGCCTGCGCGACGAGGCACTGGCCTTTGGCTCGCCCGACCGCATCTCGCGCGCCCTCATCGTGCTGAGCGACGCATCAAGCGAGATGCGTACGGCTCCCAACCAGCGCCTGGTGCTGGAGGTGGCCCTCACGCGCATCGCCCGGCCCAAGGCGGACCTCACGCTCGAGTCGCTTGCGGACAGGGTTGCCCAGCTCGAGCGCAGCCTGGCGCCCGCCACGGCTCCCCATGGCGCGGGCGCCGCGCCCGCGGCGCCCGCAACGCGACCCGTCCCGCCTGCACAGTCCACCCCGGCGCGGCAGCCGGCTCCGGAGCCGATTCCGGAGCCGGCTCCCCCGGCCTCCCAGTCCGACCTGGTCCCACGGCCCACACCCACTCCGGCCCCCACACCCCAGCCCGTGCCGTCCTCAGCCCCCACACGGAAGCAACGGCCCGATCCCACGGCTTCGGGGGTCACGGGTGCCGTCAGCGATCCCGGCGAGCTCCAGCGCCGATGGAAGCAGGTGGTCGACGGACTCGTCCACAGGGATCCCCCGCGCGGGTCTTTGCTGCTCTCTGCCATCGCCCTTGATGACGATGGCACGACCCTGCAGGTGGGCCTGCCGAGGGGATCCACCTTTGCCGCCAAGATGCTTGAGAAGGATGACGTGCGCTCTGCGGTCGGGACGGCCATCGAGGAGGTGTTTGGCACGCGCGCGGTTCGGTACGTCGAGGCGAGCGACGCAGCGACGCACGCTTCGGTCCCGGCTGTGGGCACGGCTCCCGCACCGGCCCCGGACGTGCCTCCGCAGCCCGTCTCCGCCCCCAGCGCGCCGTCCGAGGCGCACCCCGAACCGGCATCTGAGGAGGGTCCGGTGGCTCCTTGGGAACCCGAACCGGCGTCACAGCCGGCGTCCCCGTCCGACTCCGCGTCCACCTCGCAGGCTGAGACCGTCCCCCCGTCCGCCCCGGATCCCAAGCCCGAACCCACGTCGTCCTCTGCACCAGAGACGGCCCCTACGGCAGAGGGGCAGTCCTCCGAACTCGGCGACATCCTCGACATGCTCACGGACGTGTTTGGCGATGGCGTGACGGTCAAGTCCGACCAGGGTCCCCAGGGATGA
- a CDS encoding LytTR family DNA-binding domain-containing protein, whose amino-acid sequence MRMSRAMRVLERNRGQTLVISSADEVHVVPLRDILYVDLIKHDLQYHLEHRVLRRHGSLTSAAWELPAALFVKLSQGCIVNMSHVRTIRGDSIELDDGTQLYFSRSRRKPCLEELSRFFGGTI is encoded by the coding sequence ATGCGCATGAGCCGGGCCATGCGCGTCCTCGAGCGCAACAGGGGGCAGACGCTCGTCATCTCGTCAGCAGACGAGGTGCACGTCGTGCCCCTGCGCGACATCCTCTATGTTGACCTCATCAAGCACGACCTGCAGTACCATCTGGAGCACAGGGTGCTCAGGCGGCACGGCAGCCTCACGAGCGCCGCATGGGAGCTGCCCGCGGCGCTCTTCGTAAAGCTCTCGCAGGGCTGCATCGTCAACATGTCTCACGTGCGCACCATCCGGGGCGACTCCATCGAGCTCGACGATGGAACGCAGCTGTACTTCAGCCGTTCGCGCCGCAAGCCCTGCCTCGAGGAGCTCTCCCGCTTCTTCGGGGGGACGATATGA
- a CDS encoding ATP-binding protein — protein sequence MTGSSFWGALGWASAGMLSCIEILVAELVVIVILAVIGFDLLLKASVLALLSPLVALCLRAFHAVVCLFVLLVEVEMVINRQLEGEVETTERLMAKRERQYALSRESIEAINLKCHDLRHQIRHLSDTGAAVVDKGVLADIAREVAVYDSSVHTGNDALDTILTEKSLLRERRGVTLTCMADGSALAVMAAVDIYSFFGNALDNALEAVGALPDDAMRSISLLVRRQAGMASIHMENFCAPDAHLDFEGGLPQTTKSDRMSHGFGTRSMRATAARYGGTIVFSNDGGTFCLDVLLPLPQLAHHLGELGRLAGSRLPIVAGNGDPELERREAHHHREQRVGHGGDGAREPRLHTKGVLAERGDMTRQDEVDHHDDHGQHRELRRRLREVGRGPEDELHLHEEVDHLGRHLGDEKRDEAAQARAATGCTRIVED from the coding sequence ATGACGGGCTCGTCGTTCTGGGGGGCGCTGGGGTGGGCGAGCGCGGGCATGCTCTCCTGCATCGAGATCCTCGTGGCAGAGCTGGTGGTCATCGTCATCCTCGCCGTCATTGGCTTCGACCTGCTGCTGAAGGCGAGCGTGCTCGCGCTGCTCAGCCCCCTGGTGGCGCTCTGCCTGCGTGCCTTTCATGCCGTGGTGTGCCTCTTCGTGCTCCTCGTCGAGGTGGAGATGGTCATCAACCGGCAGCTGGAGGGCGAGGTGGAGACGACCGAGCGCCTCATGGCCAAGCGCGAACGCCAATACGCCCTCTCGCGCGAGAGCATCGAGGCCATCAACCTCAAATGCCACGACCTGCGCCACCAGATCCGCCACCTCTCCGACACCGGCGCGGCCGTCGTGGACAAGGGCGTCCTCGCCGACATCGCGCGCGAGGTGGCCGTGTACGACTCCAGCGTGCACACCGGCAATGACGCGCTCGACACCATCCTCACCGAGAAGAGCCTGCTCCGCGAGCGTCGGGGCGTCACGCTCACCTGCATGGCCGATGGCTCCGCACTGGCCGTCATGGCCGCGGTGGACATCTACTCGTTCTTCGGCAATGCGCTCGACAACGCCCTTGAGGCCGTCGGTGCCCTTCCCGACGACGCCATGCGCAGCATCTCGCTTCTCGTGCGCCGCCAGGCGGGCATGGCCTCCATCCACATGGAGAACTTCTGTGCGCCAGACGCCCACCTCGACTTCGAGGGCGGCCTGCCCCAGACCACCAAAAGCGACCGCATGAGCCACGGCTTCGGCACCCGATCCATGCGCGCCACCGCAGCGCGCTATGGGGGAACGATCGTGTTCTCCAACGACGGCGGCACCTTCTGCCTTGACGTTTTGCTGCCCCTCCCCCAGCTCGCCCACCACCTGGGCGAGCTGGGGCGGTTAGCTGGTAGCCGCCTTCCCATCGTTGCTGGGAACGGTGATCCAGAACTTGAGCGCCGGGAAGCTCACCACCACCGCGAGCAGCGTGTTGGCCACGGAGGCGATGGTGCCCGAGAGCCCCGCCTCCATACCAAAGGAGTTCTGGCAGAGCGCGGTGATATGACCCGGCAGGATGAGGTTGACCACCACGATGACCACGGCCAGCACCGCGAACTTCGGCGCCGCCTGAGAGAAGTCGGCCGTGGACCTGAAGACGAGCTTCATCTGCATGAAGAAGTTGACCACCTGGGCCGCCACCTCGGCGATGAGAAACGTGATGAAGCCGCCCAGGCCCGTGCCGCCACTGGCTGCACCAGGATAGTTGAAGATTAG
- a CDS encoding beta-glucosidase family protein gives MKHTHQDLIDRMDLEQKCALLSGKSAFGTRAYPKLGIPELQFSDGPHGIRHQDPKLANHLGIGGSLPATCFPTAVTVANSWDPSLAECLGRALGEEAADQGVGAVLGPGLCIKRSPLCGRDFEYLSEDPFLAGRMAAGYVRGIQANGVAACPKHFAANSQETRRQASDSVMDERTLREIYLQGFEIVVREARPWLVMSSYNMVNGVYTNENDHLLKQILRTEWGYEGAVVTDWGGSNDHTAGVRAGSTFEMPAPGLDPVRDLMRSVKMGTITQDEIDARVDEALELILKTAPAVQASTGLPFDEDAHHALARDIASQGIVLLKNDAPEGARPLLPLAPGARVALIGDFAQTPRYQGAGSSLVNCTRLDTLRDAVKASDLDCVGFAQGFVRTGYATGVAGGTDVALHDEAVGLARQADVTLVCLGLDELAESEGIDRADMRLNQNQIDLLAAVSAANSQVVVLLSAGSSVETGWTDRARSVLYLALGGQAGASAAVDVLTGAVNPSGKLAETWAASLGDTPTYGTFPSGEMVATYREGIYVGYRYYQKARVPVAYPFGYGLSYTTFRYDDVQVSCLGADTELEVSFDLTNTGSVAGAEVAEVYVSKPDVTVFRPVRELKGFAKVYLDPGETRRVRVGLDDRSFSYFNDRTNAWEVEGGTYRVEVGASVEDIRLSARVSVQGTDAPNPYEGRDVTPYETADIRHVSDAQFAALLGHEVPTERFRIDRNVCFRDLGRCRSPIFWVVGAVLRVLKRRSQRAGVPDLNVEFIYNMPIRALAKNAGQLISMGMVDVLVGELRGWGLAGVVPATVVGLLRHDIVIFWGVWTAWFLLPPVWELLVNVVRNAAGERRLARKGN, from the coding sequence ATGAAACACACGCATCAGGACCTCATCGATCGCATGGACCTCGAGCAGAAGTGCGCCCTGCTCTCAGGCAAGTCCGCCTTTGGCACGCGCGCCTATCCAAAGCTGGGGATTCCCGAGCTACAGTTCTCCGACGGGCCGCATGGCATACGCCACCAGGACCCGAAGCTGGCCAACCACCTGGGCATTGGTGGCTCCCTGCCCGCCACGTGCTTCCCCACGGCGGTAACGGTTGCCAACAGCTGGGACCCGTCGCTAGCGGAGTGCCTGGGCAGGGCGCTGGGCGAGGAGGCGGCTGACCAGGGCGTGGGTGCCGTGTTGGGGCCGGGGCTCTGCATCAAGCGCAGCCCGCTCTGCGGTCGCGACTTCGAGTACCTCTCAGAGGACCCGTTTCTGGCGGGACGGATGGCCGCAGGGTACGTGCGGGGCATCCAGGCCAATGGCGTGGCGGCCTGCCCCAAGCACTTTGCCGCCAACAGCCAGGAGACGCGCCGCCAGGCATCCGACTCCGTGATGGACGAGCGCACCCTGCGCGAGATCTACCTGCAGGGGTTCGAGATCGTGGTGCGCGAGGCCAGGCCCTGGCTCGTCATGAGCAGCTACAACATGGTCAACGGCGTCTATACCAACGAGAACGATCACCTGCTCAAGCAGATTCTGCGCACGGAATGGGGCTACGAGGGCGCCGTCGTCACCGACTGGGGTGGGTCGAACGACCATACGGCGGGCGTGCGCGCGGGCTCCACGTTTGAGATGCCCGCACCGGGTCTCGATCCCGTGCGCGATCTCATGAGGTCGGTCAAGATGGGCACGATCACGCAGGACGAGATCGACGCCCGCGTGGACGAGGCCCTCGAGCTCATCCTCAAGACGGCGCCTGCCGTCCAGGCATCCACGGGTCTGCCCTTTGACGAGGACGCGCATCATGCCCTGGCGCGCGACATCGCCTCCCAGGGCATCGTGTTGCTCAAGAACGACGCACCCGAGGGGGCGCGCCCGCTGCTGCCCCTGGCGCCCGGTGCGCGTGTCGCCCTCATTGGCGACTTTGCCCAGACGCCGCGCTACCAAGGAGCTGGCTCCTCGCTGGTCAACTGCACCAGGCTCGACACGCTGCGGGACGCCGTCAAGGCGTCAGACCTTGACTGCGTGGGGTTTGCCCAGGGCTTCGTGCGCACGGGCTACGCAACGGGGGTGGCCGGCGGTACGGACGTGGCGCTGCACGACGAGGCCGTGGGCCTGGCACGGCAGGCCGATGTGACCCTCGTGTGCCTGGGCCTGGACGAGCTCGCCGAGAGCGAGGGCATCGACCGCGCGGACATGCGCCTCAACCAGAACCAGATCGACCTGCTTGCCGCCGTGAGCGCGGCAAATTCCCAGGTGGTCGTGCTGCTGAGTGCGGGCAGCTCCGTGGAGACGGGATGGACGGATCGTGCGCGCTCCGTGCTGTACCTGGCCCTGGGCGGTCAGGCGGGTGCGTCCGCTGCCGTCGACGTGCTGACAGGTGCGGTGAATCCCTCGGGCAAGCTGGCCGAGACCTGGGCCGCCAGCCTGGGAGACACCCCGACCTATGGCACCTTCCCGAGCGGCGAGATGGTCGCCACGTATCGCGAGGGCATCTACGTGGGCTACCGCTACTACCAAAAGGCACGGGTGCCCGTCGCATACCCGTTTGGGTACGGCCTCTCCTACACCACGTTCCGGTACGACGACGTGCAGGTGAGCTGCCTCGGCGCGGACACGGAGCTCGAGGTCTCCTTCGACCTCACCAACACGGGCTCCGTCGCAGGGGCCGAGGTTGCCGAGGTCTACGTCTCGAAGCCGGACGTCACGGTGTTCCGCCCGGTGCGCGAGCTCAAGGGCTTCGCCAAGGTGTACCTGGATCCCGGCGAGACACGCCGCGTGCGCGTTGGCTTGGACGACCGCTCGTTCAGCTACTTCAACGACCGGACCAACGCCTGGGAGGTGGAGGGCGGGACCTACCGCGTGGAGGTGGGCGCCTCGGTGGAGGACATCCGGCTTTCTGCGCGCGTGAGCGTGCAGGGCACGGATGCCCCCAACCCCTACGAGGGACGTGACGTCACTCCCTACGAGACGGCCGACATCCGCCATGTGAGCGACGCGCAGTTTGCAGCGCTTCTGGGTCACGAGGTTCCCACGGAGCGCTTCAGGATCGATCGCAACGTATGCTTCCGCGACCTCGGTCGCTGCCGCAGCCCGATCTTCTGGGTCGTGGGTGCCGTGCTGCGCGTCCTCAAGAGGCGCTCGCAAAGGGCGGGCGTGCCCGATCTCAACGTGGAGTTCATCTACAACATGCCCATCCGCGCGCTCGCCAAGAACGCGGGCCAGCTCATCTCGATGGGCATGGTGGACGTCCTTGTGGGCGAGCTCAGGGGCTGGGGCCTTGCGGGTGTCGTGCCTGCGACCGTCGTGGGCCTTCTACGGCACGACATAGTCATCTTCTGGGGCGTCTGGACGGCGTGGTTCCTTCTGCCTCCCGTGTGGGAGCTTCTGGTGAATGTCGTGCGCAATGCCGCAGGTGAGCGGCGCCTGGCGAGGAAGGGGAACTGA
- a CDS encoding glycoside hydrolase family 3 N-terminal domain-containing protein codes for MLSINWSDVMAVIQSIVPQLVVIGAFLVLALVLTIAVNKRTVKDGAVRKLVHSTGWIAACAALIISVGTMLYGPLNTLVAQVGGVRYQLSDETVSQTKQFAIDAEGEGIVLLKNDGSTLPLRSNKVNVFGWASSNPVYGGTGSGSMNAQYPTTSLIQGLNDAGIETNSELTDFYTQYCSTRPKVGMMGQDWTLPEPPASTYGDDLINDAKEYSDTAVIVIARSGGEGADLPNDMSTIIKHERDYAPDASSSRFGSTEVYYNENSDEYSDWTPGQGYLDATKSERDMIDLVCSNFDNVVLVYNGANALNLSFVEDYPQIKSVVWAPPAGQTGFDALGSILKGDVNPSGRATDTFLRDFSQAPWHNNIGSYQYTNMSDYHADQMFGSSDPTYVNYVEGIYVGYKYYETAAAEGVLDYDAAVQYPFGYGLSYTTFSQEMGPVTADGDSVSFDVTVTNIGDVAGKNVVEVYHNPPYTNGGIEKATANLVHIDKTKVLGPGESQVIKVTFDKEDMASYDSKGAQAYVLEQGDYAVSINSDSHTAIQSATVTIPSTITYSGDNKRSVDQTAATNEFQGEYGEGDGSITYLSRADHFANRDQALAAPGDTALNEQYKAGFVNASNYRQGMQDDPNATAITTGAHNGVQLYQLYGKDYDDPPWDQLLDELTLQDMGDLISFAGYNNAAVNAIGKPRQSDVDGPAALNNNFTGAGSIGFPASVAIANTFNPQIAYQYGEYIAQMAKELNVTGWYAPAMNIHRSPYAGRNFEYFSEDGYLSGIIAAQECKGASDNGVYPFMKHFALNDQETNRTNMLCTWASEQAIREVYLKPFQMSVTDGHATAVMSSFNYIGTQANCRNSHLLNDVLRGEWGFRGFVETDYYSGYGYQNANLAIRNGNDAMLATTQVQGDATNVITDTDNATTQQAMRTAAHNILYTAANSWLYANGTPQLATAPWEIAFRIVAIGGGVILALLLVLAIRRFLRRRAGPQGVRSGPGAPVTGAPAGGHPDE; via the coding sequence ATGCTCAGCATCAACTGGTCCGACGTCATGGCGGTCATTCAGTCGATCGTCCCACAGCTTGTGGTCATCGGTGCGTTTCTCGTCCTCGCCCTCGTGCTCACCATTGCGGTGAACAAGAGGACCGTCAAGGATGGGGCCGTGCGCAAGCTCGTTCACTCCACCGGATGGATTGCGGCATGCGCCGCGCTGATCATCTCGGTGGGCACCATGCTCTATGGCCCGCTCAACACGCTGGTCGCCCAGGTGGGCGGTGTGAGGTACCAGCTCTCCGACGAGACCGTCAGCCAGACCAAGCAGTTTGCCATCGATGCCGAGGGCGAGGGCATCGTCCTGCTCAAGAACGACGGCTCCACGCTGCCGCTGCGGTCGAACAAGGTCAACGTCTTTGGCTGGGCGTCCTCCAACCCCGTCTACGGAGGCACCGGTTCCGGCTCCATGAACGCCCAGTATCCTACCACGAGCCTCATCCAGGGCCTCAACGACGCCGGGATCGAGACCAACTCCGAGCTTACCGACTTCTACACCCAGTACTGCTCGACGCGGCCGAAGGTTGGCATGATGGGGCAGGACTGGACGCTTCCCGAGCCTCCCGCGTCAACCTATGGCGATGACCTCATCAACGATGCCAAGGAGTATTCCGACACCGCCGTCATCGTGATTGCCCGCTCCGGAGGCGAGGGTGCCGACCTCCCCAACGACATGAGCACCATCATCAAGCACGAGCGCGACTACGCACCCGACGCCTCCAGCTCGCGCTTCGGCTCCACCGAGGTCTACTACAACGAGAACAGCGACGAGTACTCCGACTGGACTCCTGGCCAGGGCTATCTTGACGCGACGAAGTCCGAGCGGGACATGATCGACCTCGTCTGCAGCAACTTCGACAACGTCGTGCTCGTGTACAACGGCGCCAACGCTCTCAACCTGAGCTTCGTGGAGGACTATCCCCAGATCAAGAGTGTCGTCTGGGCGCCTCCTGCGGGACAGACCGGCTTCGATGCGCTGGGCTCCATCCTCAAGGGCGACGTGAACCCCTCCGGCAGGGCCACCGACACCTTCCTGCGTGACTTCTCGCAGGCGCCGTGGCACAACAACATTGGCTCATACCAGTACACCAACATGTCCGACTACCATGCGGACCAGATGTTCGGCTCCTCGGACCCCACGTACGTCAACTACGTCGAGGGCATCTACGTGGGCTACAAGTACTACGAGACCGCCGCGGCCGAGGGCGTCCTCGACTACGACGCTGCCGTGCAGTACCCGTTTGGCTACGGTCTCTCCTACACCACGTTCTCACAGGAGATGGGTCCCGTCACCGCTGACGGGGACAGCGTGAGCTTCGACGTCACGGTCACCAACATCGGCGACGTGGCCGGCAAGAATGTTGTCGAAGTCTACCACAACCCGCCCTACACCAATGGCGGCATCGAGAAGGCAACGGCCAACCTCGTGCACATTGACAAGACCAAGGTGCTCGGCCCCGGTGAGTCCCAGGTCATCAAGGTGACCTTCGACAAGGAGGACATGGCCTCCTACGACTCCAAGGGCGCGCAGGCGTACGTGCTCGAGCAGGGCGACTATGCGGTGTCCATCAACTCCGACTCCCACACCGCCATCCAGAGTGCGACGGTTACCATTCCGTCCACCATCACCTACTCCGGAGACAACAAGCGCTCCGTGGACCAGACGGCTGCGACCAACGAGTTCCAGGGCGAGTACGGTGAGGGCGACGGCTCCATCACCTACCTGTCCCGCGCGGACCACTTTGCCAACCGCGACCAGGCCCTTGCAGCCCCTGGTGACACGGCGCTCAACGAGCAGTACAAGGCCGGCTTCGTGAACGCCTCCAACTACCGGCAGGGCATGCAGGACGATCCCAACGCCACCGCCATCACGACGGGTGCGCACAACGGCGTCCAGCTCTACCAGCTCTATGGCAAGGACTACGACGACCCGCCGTGGGACCAGCTCCTCGACGAGCTCACGCTCCAGGACATGGGCGACCTCATCTCGTTCGCCGGCTACAACAACGCTGCCGTGAACGCCATCGGCAAGCCGCGCCAGTCCGACGTCGACGGTCCCGCGGCCCTCAACAACAACTTCACGGGCGCCGGATCCATCGGCTTTCCCGCCTCCGTCGCCATCGCCAACACGTTCAATCCCCAGATCGCCTATCAGTACGGCGAGTACATCGCCCAGATGGCCAAGGAGCTCAACGTGACGGGTTGGTATGCCCCCGCCATGAACATCCATCGCTCCCCCTATGCAGGACGCAACTTCGAGTACTTCTCCGAGGACGGTTACCTGTCCGGCATCATCGCCGCCCAGGAGTGCAAGGGTGCCTCTGACAACGGCGTGTATCCGTTCATGAAGCACTTTGCCCTCAACGACCAGGAGACCAACCGTACCAACATGCTGTGCACCTGGGCGAGCGAGCAGGCCATTCGCGAGGTCTACCTCAAGCCCTTCCAGATGTCCGTCACCGATGGCCACGCCACGGCCGTCATGAGCTCGTTCAACTATATCGGTACGCAGGCCAATTGCCGCAACAGCCACCTGCTCAACGACGTCCTGCGCGGCGAGTGGGGCTTCCGGGGCTTCGTGGAGACCGACTACTATAGCGGCTACGGCTACCAGAACGCCAACCTCGCCATCCGCAACGGCAACGATGCCATGCTCGCGACCACGCAGGTGCAGGGTGACGCCACCAACGTCATCACCGACACGGACAACGCCACCACGCAGCAGGCCATGCGCACCGCGGCGCACAACATCCTCTACACCGCGGCCAACAGCTGGCTCTATGCCAACGGAACCCCTCAGCTTGCCACGGCTCCCTGGGAGATCGCGTTCCGCATCGTCGCCATCGGTGGAGGCGTGATCCTCGCCCTGCTCCTTGTTCTCGCCATCCGCAGGTTCCTCAGGCGCCGTGCAGGCCCACAAGGCGTAAGGTCTGGCCCAGGTGCACCCGTCACGGGTGCCCCGGCGGGTGGCCACCCAGACGAGTGA